TTCCTGATTGGCTTCCGCAACCGGATTGCTGTCGCCTTCAGCTGGACGTGGGACTACCTGACGACAGGACGCAAAGCGCGTCTGATCCTGGAACACTTCCGCAGCCCTGCAGAATGACTCCGTCTCAGGCCGTCATTCGCTGTCTGCCGACGCCAGGTTCGCTGTCGCAACATAGACCAGATCACCTCGCGGAGCACGGACTTCGACCCGGATTACGGAACCGCCTCGCTTCGAAACCGCTAAGTCTCTCAACAGCTCAGACAGGAAAAGCACAGCTTCTCTCTTCGCTGCGACGTCGTCGCTAGCCTGTCCGGACAGACGCATCGGAGAGCCGGCGCCGGTGACGGTGTATTGGTAAGAAGCCATGTCATCGAACTATACGTTCAGAACTGAACCTTGGATGACGGAATGTCAGGATCCGACACATGCGCTTGTCCGCAAGCTTGAAACCCGTGATCGATTAACGGCCGAAGAGCGGGAGGCACTCAAGGCTTTA
The genomic region above belongs to Brevundimonas vitisensis and contains:
- a CDS encoding DUF6894 family protein; the encoded protein is MASYQYTVTGAGSPMRLSGQASDDVAAKREAVLFLSELLRDLAVSKRGGSVIRVEVRAPRGDLVYVATANLASADSE